A part of Gemmatimonas groenlandica genomic DNA contains:
- a CDS encoding Eco57I restriction-modification methylase domain-containing protein encodes MLTLRAAAQLLAQADSRESLRPIAQALGFTAPPTRLAADGRERFGIETLTTSADLVRGVGTLRLLCAELAHPTDLAGASDPRELTKRLAATMLQQAPTRQWCFITLDARQRTLCIATVCAHSGGPRVAALRIDRTHVVDSDADTLRTLAAVTEQDALLRHARFTDILRREALSNRFYGILERAVTTLATDVTGPAAQTALPAERRELALLCTSRCLFLAFLEAKGWLDHRLDFLLHHTTAQLEVGGQLHQRLLRPLFFGTLNTPRRDRAPAARRFGAVPFLNGGLFAPTPLEKRHRTLRFSDDAIAHLVGTVLDRHRFTAHEDSASWSEAAVDPEMLGRAFESLMATDERRRSGSFYTPPALVDQVVRDALYSALPDLPADALDDTTAPLLLSSATSDALHHLRILDPACGSGAFLVHTLERLSTLHRRTQLATGAASATDAHRIRRQILTHCMFGVDRNPVAVWLCELRLWLSVVIECAESDITRVPPLPNLDHHIRVGDSLAGGNFRFAPPSARALTVLRERYTRASGPRKQSIALALQREERQRAMAALSTQRDGLRTERAALLSTLRARDLFGQRRSPTRADHTKLDALRAQCRELSSARAKLADGGALPFRFLTYFADVAAAGGFDVLVGNPPWVRPHALAPRDREQLRREFRSMRAATWHAGAARAGAGVGFASQPDLSVAFIERSLELLAPGGTLALLVPAKLWRTLSGGGIRRAITQVATVRTIRDWSDAPALFDAATYPSLLVACKHQRADSARNDLTRAATRDIEVSVSAARGERHFPIPTSRLALDGDPAAPWILLPPSAHAAFERLRTAGPALGDSPIGRPLLGVKCGCNAAFLVHAQEHDDDSATVVASDNPAPGKTSVSRSAVIERRLLRPALRGEGITTRPSVGRPTHSVDELRILWTHGSDGLPLRTLPPATTRWLAHWRPRLESRRDARARMPWWTLFRTEAARADTPRVVWADIGKRLRTRVLDAGDPTVPLNSCYVVRTTSLDDAYALDALLNSTIAAAWLDVLAEPARGGFRRFLGWTVAALPVPHDWLRARTLLAPIGQRLSRQELVTTREHDVAVADAYDVPLRQLTPLLEWYTP; translated from the coding sequence GTGCTCACACTCCGCGCCGCCGCCCAACTGCTTGCGCAGGCCGACTCTCGCGAGTCGCTGCGTCCGATCGCCCAGGCTCTGGGCTTCACCGCGCCCCCCACCAGGCTCGCCGCCGACGGGCGCGAGCGCTTCGGCATCGAGACGCTCACGACCAGCGCCGATCTGGTGCGCGGTGTGGGCACGCTGCGATTGCTCTGCGCCGAGCTGGCGCATCCTACCGACCTCGCCGGTGCCAGCGATCCGCGCGAACTCACGAAGCGGCTCGCGGCCACGATGCTACAGCAGGCGCCCACGCGACAGTGGTGCTTCATCACCCTCGACGCGCGCCAGCGCACCCTGTGTATTGCCACGGTGTGCGCGCACAGCGGCGGTCCGCGGGTGGCCGCGCTCCGGATCGATCGCACGCATGTGGTCGACTCCGACGCGGACACGCTGCGCACGCTCGCCGCCGTGACGGAGCAGGATGCGCTGCTGCGCCATGCGCGCTTCACCGATATCCTGCGACGTGAAGCGCTTTCGAATCGCTTCTACGGCATTCTGGAGCGCGCGGTAACCACACTCGCCACCGATGTGACCGGTCCGGCGGCGCAGACCGCGCTCCCGGCCGAACGGCGCGAGCTCGCCCTGCTCTGCACCAGCCGCTGCCTCTTCCTCGCGTTTCTGGAAGCCAAGGGCTGGCTCGACCATCGACTCGACTTTCTGCTGCACCACACCACCGCCCAGCTCGAGGTCGGCGGTCAGCTACATCAGCGACTGCTGCGCCCGTTGTTCTTCGGCACGCTCAACACCCCACGTCGCGATCGTGCCCCCGCCGCGCGTCGGTTCGGCGCTGTGCCGTTTCTGAATGGCGGCCTGTTCGCCCCGACGCCGCTCGAGAAGCGTCACCGCACGCTGCGCTTCAGCGACGACGCCATCGCGCATCTCGTGGGAACGGTGCTCGACCGGCATCGCTTCACGGCGCACGAAGACTCCGCGAGTTGGTCGGAAGCGGCGGTCGACCCCGAAATGCTGGGGCGCGCGTTCGAATCGCTCATGGCCACCGACGAACGCCGACGGTCCGGCTCGTTCTATACCCCTCCCGCCCTCGTCGATCAGGTCGTCCGCGACGCCCTGTATTCGGCACTCCCGGATCTCCCCGCCGATGCGCTCGACGATACGACCGCGCCGCTCCTCCTCTCATCGGCGACCAGTGATGCCCTGCACCACCTGCGTATTCTCGACCCGGCCTGCGGATCAGGCGCCTTTCTGGTGCACACGCTCGAACGCCTCAGCACCCTGCATCGACGCACCCAACTCGCCACGGGCGCAGCCTCGGCAACCGACGCGCATCGCATCCGACGACAGATCCTCACGCACTGCATGTTCGGCGTGGATCGGAATCCGGTCGCCGTCTGGCTGTGCGAACTTCGGCTCTGGCTGTCGGTGGTCATCGAATGCGCGGAATCCGACATCACGCGCGTGCCGCCGTTGCCCAATCTGGACCATCACATCCGCGTGGGCGACTCGCTCGCTGGCGGCAACTTCCGCTTCGCTCCGCCAAGCGCCCGCGCGCTGACCGTGCTGCGGGAGCGCTACACGCGCGCCAGCGGCCCACGGAAGCAGTCCATCGCGCTTGCCCTCCAGCGGGAAGAACGGCAGCGCGCGATGGCCGCCCTCTCTACGCAACGCGATGGGCTCCGCACCGAACGCGCGGCGCTCCTCAGCACACTCCGCGCGCGCGATCTCTTCGGACAGCGCCGCAGTCCCACGCGCGCCGACCACACCAAACTCGATGCTTTGCGCGCACAGTGCCGCGAGCTCTCATCGGCCCGCGCCAAGCTCGCCGATGGCGGCGCGCTGCCGTTTCGCTTTCTCACCTACTTCGCCGACGTCGCGGCCGCCGGTGGCTTCGATGTCCTCGTCGGAAATCCACCCTGGGTCCGACCGCACGCCCTCGCCCCACGCGATCGCGAACAGCTGCGCCGCGAGTTCCGCAGCATGCGGGCCGCTACCTGGCACGCCGGTGCCGCCCGCGCCGGTGCCGGCGTCGGCTTCGCCTCGCAACCCGATCTCTCCGTTGCGTTCATCGAGCGTAGCCTCGAACTGCTCGCGCCCGGCGGCACGCTCGCGCTGCTCGTGCCGGCAAAGCTCTGGCGCACCCTTTCGGGCGGCGGCATTCGCCGCGCAATCACACAGGTCGCGACCGTGCGCACGATCCGCGACTGGAGCGACGCCCCCGCGCTGTTCGACGCCGCAACGTATCCATCGCTGCTCGTCGCCTGCAAACACCAGCGCGCCGACAGCGCCCGCAATGACCTCACACGCGCCGCGACACGCGACATCGAGGTTTCCGTCAGTGCCGCTCGCGGCGAGCGTCACTTTCCGATTCCGACATCACGCCTCGCCCTCGACGGCGATCCCGCCGCGCCGTGGATCCTGCTCCCGCCATCCGCGCACGCCGCCTTCGAACGGCTCCGAACGGCCGGCCCGGCCCTTGGCGACTCACCTATCGGACGCCCCCTGCTGGGCGTGAAGTGCGGCTGCAATGCGGCGTTTCTCGTACACGCGCAGGAGCACGACGACGATTCGGCCACGGTCGTCGCCTCCGACAATCCCGCCCCTGGCAAGACCTCGGTGTCACGGTCGGCCGTCATAGAACGCCGACTACTGCGTCCCGCGCTGCGCGGTGAAGGCATCACGACGCGACCCTCCGTGGGCCGTCCGACGCACTCGGTCGACGAACTGCGCATTCTGTGGACGCACGGCAGCGATGGACTCCCGCTGCGCACGTTGCCACCGGCGACCACCCGATGGCTCGCGCACTGGCGTCCCCGTCTCGAGAGTCGACGCGACGCCCGCGCCCGCATGCCGTGGTGGACACTCTTTCGCACCGAAGCCGCCCGCGCCGATACGCCGCGCGTGGTCTGGGCCGATATCGGCAAACGACTGCGTACGCGCGTGCTCGATGCCGGCGATCCCACGGTACCGCTCAACAGCTGCTACGTGGTCCGCACCACTTCGCTCGACGATGCCTACGCGCTCGATGCCTTGCTCAACTCCACCATTGCGGCCGCGTGGCTCGATGTCCTCGCTGAACCGGCCCGCGGCGGCTTTCGTCGGTTCCTGGGCTGGACTGTGGCGGCGCTGCCGGTCCCGCACGATTGGCTCCGGGCCCGCACCCTGCTGGCTCCCATCGGTCAACGTCTCTCCCGACAGGAGCTCGTGACCACACGAGAACACGACGTCGCGGTCGCTGATGCCTACGACGTGCCATTGCGTCAACTCACCCCATTGCTCGAGTGGTACACGCCATGA
- a CDS encoding D-amino acid aminotransferase yields the protein MPVCWLNGSFVAEQDAQVSIFDRGLLFGDGVYEVAAVLNGTLLDADRHLVRLGRSLAAIGIPNTQPAAAWLGVMQQLATDNGVREGLVYLQVTRGVAERDFPFPAHVTPTMFAYARPKLLRADPNASGVRLLTVPDMRWNRCDIKSTSMLAQVLAKQAARAGGAFEAMMHEDGLVTEGGSSNLWIVNDGVVQTRPLSSDILAGITRDVVLELAHAAGVPVRERAFTVAQAKAADECFMSSATSFILPVTTIDHDAVRAGAPGAITQRLRAAYLERADRLTQ from the coding sequence ATGCCCGTTTGCTGGCTCAACGGATCCTTCGTCGCCGAACAGGACGCGCAGGTGTCCATCTTCGATCGCGGTCTGCTGTTCGGCGACGGCGTGTACGAAGTCGCGGCCGTGTTGAATGGCACACTGCTCGATGCCGACCGGCACCTCGTTCGGCTGGGCCGCTCGCTGGCCGCGATCGGCATCCCGAATACGCAGCCGGCCGCGGCGTGGCTGGGCGTGATGCAGCAGCTCGCCACCGACAACGGGGTCCGCGAAGGATTGGTTTATCTGCAGGTCACGCGCGGCGTGGCCGAGCGGGATTTTCCGTTCCCGGCGCACGTGACGCCAACCATGTTCGCGTACGCGCGACCGAAGCTGCTACGCGCCGATCCGAATGCGTCGGGCGTGCGTCTGCTCACGGTGCCGGACATGCGCTGGAACCGGTGTGACATCAAGAGCACCAGTATGCTGGCGCAAGTGCTCGCCAAGCAGGCCGCGCGCGCCGGTGGGGCCTTCGAAGCGATGATGCACGAAGACGGACTTGTGACCGAAGGCGGCTCGAGTAACCTGTGGATCGTGAACGACGGCGTCGTGCAGACGCGTCCGCTCTCGAGCGATATTCTCGCCGGCATCACGCGCGATGTCGTGCTCGAACTCGCCCACGCCGCGGGCGTGCCGGTGCGCGAGCGGGCATTCACCGTGGCGCAGGCGAAGGCGGCCGACGAGTGCTTCATGAGTAGCGCCACGAGCTTCATTCTGCCGGTCACGACGATCGACCACGATGCCGTGCGCGCCGGCGCTCCTGGCGCCATCACGCAGCGGTTGCGCGCGGCCTACCTCGAACGCGCCGACCGGCTCACGCAGTAG
- a CDS encoding glycosyltransferase has translation MLSFLPGLSPISLLGAAAVAIAATPWVAAPFVLAARLRTTPSLDDIDVQALTAAPTPRVSIVLPARNEAVHIAACIRSIRASTWPDLELIVVDDHSTDGTGVLAREAAADDSRVKIVNAPDLPAGWFGKQWACQSGAAYATGSLLLFTDADTRHAPELVGRMVRMRERRDAELLSVAGHQEMGTVWERAVQPSVFTLILTRYGGAEAMERATDRRDVVANGQCFMLSRRVYDAIGGHEPVRGFVAEDVMMAQAIQARGDRVSLALGIRQLSTRMYDGLASLMKGWGKNMYAGGRHAMWWGAVGQRLYPLFLLSFPLGVLMPFVTLTWCVLAMATGGTASTALLLWSGASSAAVLTSFAAANRINGDPMRRALLAPLGGAIVLAICVSAIARGNNVRWKDRGYVSQ, from the coding sequence ATGCTGAGCTTTCTCCCGGGTCTGTCGCCGATCTCGCTGCTGGGCGCCGCAGCGGTGGCCATCGCCGCCACGCCCTGGGTGGCCGCTCCGTTCGTGCTCGCGGCCCGCCTCCGCACGACCCCAAGCCTCGACGACATCGACGTGCAGGCACTCACCGCCGCACCGACGCCGCGGGTCAGCATCGTGCTCCCCGCGCGCAACGAGGCGGTCCATATCGCGGCCTGCATCCGCAGCATTCGCGCGTCGACCTGGCCCGACCTCGAGCTCATCGTGGTCGACGATCACTCCACGGATGGCACCGGCGTGCTCGCGCGCGAGGCGGCGGCCGACGACTCCAGAGTGAAGATCGTGAACGCCCCCGATCTTCCCGCCGGCTGGTTCGGAAAGCAGTGGGCCTGTCAGTCGGGCGCGGCCTACGCCACCGGATCGCTTTTGCTCTTCACCGACGCCGATACGCGTCACGCTCCCGAGCTGGTGGGACGCATGGTGCGCATGCGCGAGCGCCGCGACGCCGAATTGCTATCGGTAGCGGGACACCAGGAGATGGGCACCGTGTGGGAGCGCGCGGTGCAGCCGTCGGTGTTCACGCTCATTCTCACGCGGTACGGTGGGGCGGAAGCCATGGAGCGGGCGACCGATCGGCGCGATGTCGTCGCCAACGGGCAGTGCTTCATGCTGTCGCGACGCGTGTATGACGCGATCGGCGGCCACGAGCCAGTACGTGGATTCGTGGCCGAAGACGTGATGATGGCGCAGGCGATTCAAGCGCGTGGCGATCGGGTGTCGCTGGCGCTTGGCATTCGTCAGCTGAGCACGCGCATGTACGATGGCCTGGCCAGTCTCATGAAGGGCTGGGGCAAGAACATGTACGCGGGTGGCCGACACGCGATGTGGTGGGGTGCGGTGGGGCAGCGGCTCTACCCGCTCTTCCTGCTGTCGTTTCCACTGGGTGTGCTGATGCCGTTCGTGACGCTCACGTGGTGTGTGCTCGCGATGGCCACGGGCGGCACCGCGAGCACTGCCCTGCTGCTCTGGAGCGGCGCGAGCAGCGCGGCGGTGCTCACGTCATTCGCCGCCGCGAACCGGATCAACGGGGACCCGATGCGCCGCGCGCTGCTCGCGCCGCTGGGCGGGGCCATCGTGCTGGCGATCTGCGTGAGCGCGATCGCGCGCGGCAACAACGTGCGCTGGAAAGACCGCGGCTACGTGTCGCAGTAA
- a CDS encoding S66 peptidase family protein codes for MISPSGPLQGPHELERAVATAESLGWEVQVGQHALLRTGYFAGDDAQRGDDLLDALQDDRIDGIWCLRGGYGAARLLPRLSAELLQRHPKALIGYSDITALHAAWQRAGLVSYHGPTARAPLSAFSRDSLVRALQNGTDSCGEAPDARMVHGGRATGRLVGGNLALVSSLCGTPWAIDCRDAIVVLEDIGEATYRLDRMLTQLRLAGAFEGCVGVAFGHCTDCPDTTEDGTRTVDAIVTELADALQVPTLQGIPVGHISDQWTVPFGAIATLDADARTLSVLTATVTRFH; via the coding sequence ATGATCTCCCCCTCCGGTCCGTTGCAGGGACCCCACGAGCTCGAACGCGCAGTCGCCACGGCCGAATCGCTGGGATGGGAGGTTCAGGTCGGTCAACACGCGCTGCTTCGCACCGGCTATTTCGCCGGTGACGATGCCCAGCGTGGCGACGATCTCCTCGACGCGCTGCAGGACGACCGTATCGACGGGATCTGGTGCCTTCGGGGCGGCTACGGCGCCGCGCGGCTGCTTCCGCGCTTGTCCGCGGAGCTGTTGCAGCGTCACCCGAAGGCGTTGATCGGCTATTCCGACATCACCGCGCTCCACGCCGCGTGGCAACGCGCCGGCCTCGTGAGTTATCACGGTCCCACCGCGCGCGCGCCCCTTTCGGCGTTCTCGCGCGATTCGCTCGTGCGTGCGCTGCAGAACGGCACCGACAGTTGCGGCGAGGCGCCCGATGCGCGCATGGTGCATGGTGGTCGCGCGACCGGACGACTGGTCGGCGGTAATCTCGCGCTCGTGTCATCGCTCTGCGGGACGCCGTGGGCGATCGATTGTCGTGACGCGATCGTCGTGCTGGAGGATATCGGTGAGGCCACCTATCGACTTGATCGCATGCTCACGCAGCTGCGGCTGGCCGGCGCGTTCGAGGGCTGTGTCGGCGTGGCGTTCGGACACTGCACCGATTGTCCCGATACCACCGAGGATGGCACGCGGACGGTCGACGCGATCGTGACCGAGCTGGCCGACGCGTTACAGGTCCCGACGCTGCAGGGCATTCCGGTTGGACATATTTCCGACCAGTGGACGGTGCCGTTCGGCGCGATTGCCACGTTGGATGCCGACGCGCGAACGCTGTCCGTTCTCACTGCCACTGTTACGCGCTTTCACTGA
- a CDS encoding rhodanese-like domain-containing protein, which translates to MKTAQQLIAEAKASISEVTAREVQDRLAAGEPVVLIDIREQNEWNLGHAAPAQYIGRGVLESQIESRVPRDAQVVLMCASGNRSALSARTLHEMGYTNVASLAGGFRDWVASGGAVAD; encoded by the coding sequence ATGAAGACCGCACAGCAACTCATCGCCGAAGCGAAGGCGAGCATCTCGGAAGTCACCGCGCGCGAAGTGCAGGACCGTCTCGCCGCCGGTGAACCGGTCGTGCTCATCGACATTCGCGAACAGAACGAGTGGAACCTCGGGCACGCGGCGCCGGCGCAGTACATCGGGCGCGGTGTGCTCGAGAGCCAGATCGAATCGCGCGTGCCCCGTGACGCGCAGGTCGTGCTCATGTGCGCCAGCGGCAATCGCTCGGCGCTCTCGGCCCGCACGTTGCACGAGATGGGCTATACGAACGTGGCGTCGCTGGCCGGTGGATTCCGTGATTGGGTCGCCTCCGGTGGCGCGGTGGCCGACTGA
- a CDS encoding NUDIX hydrolase — MGRLRWRGGRLSDSARDQLLQRALQHADVSRLARRLASRVPVDASPVAESRLAAVSAVLRVVDDEPELLFIKRAELERDPWSGHMAFPGGRLEPGDASLEVTAVRETQEELALDLTLGRMLGRLDDLAPRNRSLPPIIVRPFVAIVEPDVTLTPSEEVAATFWVPLSRLQHDSSKAEYVVEINGNRATFPAFRVEQHIVWGLTERIVRQLLALVGP, encoded by the coding sequence TTGGGTCGCCTCCGGTGGCGCGGTGGCCGACTGAGCGACTCAGCGCGCGACCAACTCTTGCAGCGCGCACTGCAGCACGCCGACGTATCACGGCTCGCGAGGCGACTGGCGAGCCGTGTCCCGGTCGATGCGTCACCGGTGGCCGAGTCACGGCTCGCCGCGGTGTCCGCCGTATTGCGCGTGGTCGATGATGAGCCCGAGCTGTTGTTCATCAAACGCGCGGAGCTGGAGCGCGATCCGTGGAGCGGACACATGGCGTTCCCGGGAGGCCGTCTCGAACCCGGTGACGCTTCTCTCGAAGTCACCGCCGTCCGCGAAACGCAGGAAGAGCTCGCGCTCGATCTCACCCTGGGACGTATGCTCGGGCGCCTCGATGATCTGGCGCCACGCAATCGATCGCTGCCGCCGATCATCGTCAGGCCCTTTGTGGCCATCGTCGAGCCCGACGTAACGCTTACGCCCAGCGAAGAAGTCGCGGCCACCTTCTGGGTCCCGCTGTCGCGACTGCAGCATGACAGCTCGAAGGCCGAATACGTCGTGGAGATCAATGGCAATCGCGCCACGTTTCCGGCGTTTCGCGTGGAGCAGCACATCGTGTGGGGACTGACGGAACGCATCGTCCGCCAGCTCCTCGCCCTCGTCGGTCCGTAG
- a CDS encoding gamma-glutamyltransferase family protein, whose product MAILLTGSMAAGCMRPSATSVAPMSGKRVESDRGMVAASHPDAAAAGAAILAQGGNAVDAFAATAFALSVTDVSQTGLGGGGAMTFFNAKTNTVEHLSFYPRAGEDAAWARADTSRGRRPGRAAATPGMVGGVLDAHTRWGKLTRAQVMAPAIALARDGFIVSPLLARTIVSSRDKLMADSLAAARFMPRGEALRPGDRLIQPELAATLQRIASDGATVFYNGGIAERLSAKVKAQGGLITVRDMNTYFVTSMRPLCTMWRGYTLLGAPPPMGGASVLEMLQMADASGVADAGSFTENGAAVAKLADIMRIGNADAGDYRGDPAAQRVPAHGVVHPGFARQRAGLVGGALPDTAVAGNPWAFDTLASPGNCGKFNPYPASAVLRTGSGNNAPRDTTTVEEGQSFTSHLAVVDGDGSAVSATTTVGVLFGSGVYTDGFFLNSAGNNFDAATRGTNRYANSTMSPTLILDGDKVRLVVGAAGSQYIQPAITQVTIRMLAFGEDPAVALSAPRIHASENTKEVEVEPGFATSVYQALVTRGYAPSSRVRDISFGGVHAVFVRKDGKRIGVADPRRDGTAAGW is encoded by the coding sequence ATGGCCATTCTTCTCACGGGGAGCATGGCCGCCGGCTGCATGCGCCCGTCGGCCACGTCCGTCGCGCCGATGTCGGGGAAGCGCGTCGAGAGCGACCGCGGCATGGTAGCCGCTTCGCATCCCGATGCGGCTGCCGCCGGTGCGGCCATCCTCGCGCAAGGCGGCAACGCCGTCGACGCGTTTGCGGCGACGGCTTTCGCGCTCTCCGTGACCGACGTCTCGCAGACGGGACTCGGCGGTGGTGGCGCGATGACCTTCTTCAATGCGAAGACCAACACGGTCGAGCATCTGTCGTTCTATCCGCGGGCGGGGGAAGACGCAGCATGGGCACGCGCTGATACCTCGCGCGGCCGTCGTCCGGGACGCGCCGCCGCCACCCCCGGCATGGTTGGCGGCGTGCTCGACGCGCATACCAGGTGGGGCAAGCTCACGCGCGCGCAGGTGATGGCGCCGGCCATCGCCTTGGCGCGCGACGGATTCATCGTGTCGCCGTTGCTGGCGCGTACTATCGTGTCGTCACGTGACAAGCTGATGGCCGATTCTCTGGCGGCCGCGCGGTTCATGCCGCGTGGCGAGGCGCTGCGGCCCGGTGACCGGCTCATCCAGCCGGAACTCGCGGCCACCCTGCAACGCATCGCAAGTGACGGCGCCACGGTGTTCTACAACGGGGGGATCGCGGAGCGACTGTCGGCGAAGGTCAAGGCGCAGGGTGGCCTGATCACCGTGCGCGACATGAATACGTATTTCGTCACGTCGATGCGGCCGCTCTGCACGATGTGGCGTGGATACACACTGCTGGGCGCGCCGCCGCCGATGGGTGGCGCGTCGGTGCTCGAGATGCTGCAGATGGCCGATGCCTCGGGCGTCGCCGATGCCGGATCGTTCACCGAGAACGGCGCGGCGGTCGCGAAGCTCGCCGACATCATGCGCATCGGAAACGCCGACGCGGGTGACTATCGCGGCGATCCGGCGGCGCAGCGCGTACCCGCCCACGGCGTCGTGCATCCCGGCTTTGCGCGGCAGCGCGCGGGACTCGTTGGCGGTGCGCTGCCCGACACGGCTGTCGCGGGGAATCCGTGGGCCTTCGATACGCTCGCGTCGCCGGGAAACTGCGGAAAGTTCAATCCGTATCCAGCGTCAGCGGTATTGCGCACCGGTTCCGGCAACAACGCGCCGCGCGACACCACAACGGTCGAGGAAGGTCAGAGCTTCACGTCACACCTCGCCGTGGTGGACGGCGACGGCAGTGCAGTGTCGGCCACGACCACCGTTGGCGTGCTCTTTGGCTCGGGCGTGTACACCGACGGGTTCTTCCTGAACTCGGCGGGCAACAACTTTGATGCGGCGACGCGTGGCACCAATCGCTATGCGAACTCCACGATGTCACCCACGCTCATTCTCGACGGCGACAAGGTGCGTCTCGTCGTCGGTGCCGCCGGCTCGCAGTACATTCAGCCGGCGATTACGCAGGTCACGATTCGCATGCTCGCGTTCGGCGAGGATCCGGCCGTTGCGCTGTCGGCGCCGCGCATCCACGCCAGCGAAAACACGAAGGAAGTCGAAGTCGAGCCGGGCTTCGCGACCAGCGTGTATCAGGCGCTCGTGACGCGTGGATATGCACCGTCGAGCCGGGTGCGCGACATCAGCTTCGGCGGTGTGCACGCGGTGTTCGTGCGCAAAGACGGCAAGCGGATCGGCGTGGCCGACCCGCGACGCGACGGAACCGCCGCGGGCTGGTAA